A part of Terriglobus roseus genomic DNA contains:
- a CDS encoding DUF1501 domain-containing protein, whose product MKQHPLCTDNEHELDVSRLALPAEVRREWASLQTRRHFLGRAGKVMGWAAMASLAGDRLLQTHASSPKTPAGAPGPDELKLPHFAPKAKRAIYLFMSGGPPQLDLWDYKPNLAAQYDKDIPDSVRGAQQVTGMTAGQARFPVAPSHWDFKRYGQTGTYVSDLLPYTSKLVDDLTIIKSTNTDAINHEPAIMLMNTGNMNAGKPCLGAWLAYGLGSMNDNLPTFLVLQTKLNPKENNQPVSSRLWSSGFLSSEYAGVGLRSAGDPVLYINNPDGVDSTTRRQMLDAVNQINRETYEEVGDPETNSRIAQYEMAYRMQTSVPELADLSKEPQTTWDLYGEEAKEPGTFAYNCLMARRMAERGVRFTQVYKRGWDVHGNVVGMLPQLCGEVDRACYALVTDLKQRGLLDDTLVIWGGEFGRTVYSQGGLSRENYGRDHHPRCFTTWMTGGGVRPGISYGETDDYSYNVVKDPVPVRDFNATILHCLGIDHNKLTYKFQGLDQKLTGTTPANVVKGLLA is encoded by the coding sequence ATGAAACAACATCCTCTCTGCACGGATAACGAACACGAACTTGATGTCTCGCGCCTTGCGCTGCCAGCGGAGGTCCGACGAGAGTGGGCATCGCTGCAGACACGCCGTCATTTCCTGGGTCGTGCGGGTAAGGTGATGGGATGGGCGGCAATGGCGAGCCTCGCCGGTGACCGTTTGTTGCAGACGCATGCGTCTAGTCCGAAAACACCAGCAGGCGCACCCGGTCCCGACGAACTGAAGCTGCCGCATTTCGCACCGAAGGCCAAGCGCGCGATCTATCTGTTCATGTCTGGTGGGCCGCCACAGCTCGACTTGTGGGATTACAAGCCGAATCTTGCTGCGCAGTACGACAAGGACATTCCTGATTCTGTTCGTGGAGCGCAGCAGGTGACCGGCATGACCGCGGGCCAGGCGCGTTTCCCCGTTGCACCCTCTCATTGGGACTTCAAACGCTACGGTCAAACGGGCACGTATGTCAGCGATCTGTTGCCGTACACCAGCAAGCTTGTAGATGACCTCACGATCATCAAGTCAACCAACACGGACGCCATCAATCATGAACCCGCAATCATGCTGATGAACACGGGCAACATGAACGCGGGTAAACCATGTTTGGGTGCATGGCTGGCTTATGGGCTTGGCAGCATGAACGATAATCTGCCGACTTTCCTGGTGCTTCAGACCAAGCTGAATCCCAAAGAGAATAATCAGCCGGTATCGTCACGCTTGTGGAGCAGCGGGTTTCTTTCATCGGAGTACGCGGGCGTGGGTCTGCGCTCCGCAGGTGACCCGGTCTTGTACATCAACAATCCTGATGGTGTGGACAGCACGACGCGCCGCCAAATGCTGGATGCTGTGAATCAGATCAACCGTGAGACATACGAAGAGGTTGGCGATCCAGAGACGAACTCGCGAATTGCGCAATATGAGATGGCGTACCGTATGCAGACGTCCGTGCCGGAGCTGGCCGACCTGAGCAAGGAGCCACAGACGACGTGGGACTTGTACGGCGAAGAAGCAAAGGAACCAGGCACGTTCGCATACAACTGCCTTATGGCGCGGCGTATGGCGGAGCGTGGAGTGCGCTTCACACAGGTCTACAAGCGCGGTTGGGATGTTCACGGCAACGTGGTGGGTATGCTGCCGCAGCTGTGCGGTGAAGTGGATCGCGCCTGCTATGCGCTGGTGACCGATCTGAAACAACGTGGATTGCTGGACGACACGCTGGTGATTTGGGGTGGTGAGTTCGGCCGCACGGTGTACAGCCAGGGCGGCCTGTCACGCGAGAACTACGGCCGTGATCACCATCCGCGCTGTTTCACCACGTGGATGACTGGCGGTGGCGTACGTCCCGGTATCTCTTACGGAGAGACAGACGATTACAGCTACAACGTTGTGAAAGATCCAGTGCCGGTGCGCGATTTCAATGCGACGATCCTTCATTGCCTTGGCATTGATCACAACAAGCTGACGTACAAGTTCCAGGGGCTCGACCAGAAGCTGACGGGGACCACTCCCGCAAACGTGGTGAAAGGTCTTCTGGCATGA